One genomic region from Bacillota bacterium encodes:
- a CDS encoding beta-galactosidase, with protein sequence MYTLKNGILYKDGVAHIALGQSYYPSYHPQKVPVLETGDRMGEMVKDLKDMKDAGFNIVRMAALGKIELDDNNEVSVSFPFIDEMLKEASRDDLATMVRLQGYSINLHGYENATMQNQSGEEMPFYWSWFVRNCLNHPGILEDNERATLVSAEHFGKFDDMVSFQIYNEAAYPTKEFYDYNPKTIESYRKWLIEKGLKSEEEAKDYEPPRRRPYYDEDPQEWVNFRLFNTERMSGFLNNLSDIAKKGYQKAETLTCHMASPFTSGNALRGQDYFDIAERMDIVGITHYVKSYGPDYYLASLVLDGAECAASTYGKNAWLIEYNARTACTLSEWERETYNAIGSAFKGIMYYQWRADFPFDDAPEPNGFGMVFNNGDKTEKYDGAVRMTKLIDSLSPYIAESKKVRSRIGILYSKHANAYYDAIDNGDVRSVYHGKDRNIEFLRRIYTALKDCGITPDIVRSCDLSDNPLGIEMLFVPSVKGLSETETEEIAAFAEKHTVFNYTIKGDGYIIHENCNSEKIPQGCSYSMAELISVLDYIPAAAVRCPDNSVSTGLIEGSNKFGRHYLISLTNHDGFERAVSDGKLNISDGIGGGVSKARWITPYEQKDLVIEKDEKGFGISLPKIDTGAFVILYNGDFTAL encoded by the coding sequence GTGTATACATTAAAAAACGGGATTTTATATAAGGATGGAGTTGCACATATCGCATTAGGGCAGTCCTACTACCCATCTTACCATCCTCAAAAGGTGCCTGTTCTTGAGACCGGCGACAGAATGGGTGAAATGGTAAAAGATCTTAAAGATATGAAAGACGCTGGCTTTAATATTGTAAGGATGGCTGCACTTGGAAAAATTGAGCTTGATGATAACAATGAGGTTTCAGTAAGCTTTCCATTTATTGATGAGATGCTTAAAGAGGCAAGCAGAGACGATCTTGCAACTATGGTGCGTCTTCAGGGCTATAGTATTAACCTGCATGGCTATGAGAATGCAACGATGCAAAATCAAAGCGGTGAAGAGATGCCATTTTATTGGTCATGGTTTGTTAGAAACTGTTTAAATCATCCCGGTATCCTTGAGGATAATGAAAGGGCAACTCTCGTTTCAGCGGAGCATTTTGGAAAGTTCGACGATATGGTCAGTTTTCAGATTTATAATGAGGCAGCTTACCCGACTAAGGAATTTTATGATTACAATCCGAAAACAATAGAGTCTTACCGCAAATGGCTGATTGAAAAGGGGTTAAAGTCTGAAGAAGAGGCGAAAGATTACGAGCCTCCGAGAAGAAGACCATATTACGATGAAGATCCACAGGAGTGGGTGAACTTCCGCCTTTTCAATACGGAACGCATGAGTGGCTTTCTGAATAACTTAAGTGATATTGCAAAAAAGGGTTACCAAAAAGCCGAAACGCTTACATGTCATATGGCAAGTCCGTTTACATCAGGAAATGCACTTAGAGGTCAGGATTATTTCGATATCGCAGAGCGGATGGATATTGTGGGCATTACGCATTATGTCAAATCATACGGCCCGGATTACTACCTTGCTTCTTTAGTGCTTGATGGGGCAGAGTGTGCAGCAAGCACATACGGCAAAAATGCCTGGCTTATTGAATATAACGCCCGTACAGCATGCACTCTTTCTGAGTGGGAACGTGAAACATACAACGCAATAGGTTCTGCGTTTAAAGGAATAATGTATTACCAGTGGAGGGCGGACTTTCCGTTTGACGACGCACCGGAACCAAATGGGTTTGGGATGGTTTTCAATAACGGAGATAAAACTGAAAAGTATGATGGTGCTGTCAGAATGACAAAATTAATCGACAGCCTGTCTCCATATATAGCGGAAAGCAAAAAAGTAAGAAGCCGAATAGGGATATTGTATTCGAAACATGCTAACGCCTATTATGACGCGATTGACAACGGTGATGTGAGGTCTGTATATCACGGAAAAGATCGCAATATCGAATTTCTGCGGCGTATCTATACCGCACTTAAAGATTGCGGTATCACACCGGATATAGTAAGAAGCTGTGATCTCTCAGACAATCCGCTTGGGATAGAAATGCTTTTTGTGCCTTCTGTTAAGGGGCTATCGGAAACAGAAACAGAAGAAATCGCGGCATTCGCCGAAAAACATACAGTTTTTAATTATACAATAAAAGGTGACGGCTATATCATCCACGAAAATTGTAATAGCGAAAAAATTCCGCAGGGTTGTTCTTATTCAATGGCAGAGCTAATTAGTGTGCTCGATTATATTCCGGCTGCGGCGGTAAGATGCCCCGATAATTCAGTGAGCACGGGTTTGATTGAAGGCTCAAATAAATTCGGCAGGCATTATTTGATATCACTTACAAACCATGACGGATTTGAGAGAGCTGTTTCAGACGGTAAACTTAATATTTCGGACGGAATCGGTGGAGGCGTAAGCAAGGCGAGATGGATCACTCCATACGAGCAAAAAGATCTTGTAATTGAAAAAGATGAAAAGGGTTTTGGGATTTCGCTTCCAAAGATCGATACCGGAGCTTTTGTGATTTTATATAACGGGGATTTTACAGCATTATAA